One genomic region from Yersinia canariae encodes:
- a CDS encoding methyl-accepting chemotaxis protein, translated as MLKTTQARFTLLVSAFFIFLLIITVVVIQLFVTPQLKKSESTIVSNSVDQIATAITAQMNKVEAQARSITQAVAIMDSNTIDLLLPGLVDQYGDSNVFGGGIWPLPNKREQGVIKFSTFFARNGENKLTVNTHWNSPESQNYFEQPWYKDGLNAPKGFCAWAKAYQDDASPQPRTNCAMAIYKGDEAYGVSTIDVTLGFFNRLVKEMEQKVNGTILIVEADGKIVGSSALADGKAELKNLSDFASSSPMAAETQRILAQMKDQKSLESEFDVDGTSHTLFIRPIANSPWYLVTDLPTSLLVKQSHSILLHLGLVQIPIMLLLLLFLVFSIRVFMKRLAALKENITALSAGGADLTQRLPQSSSPEFNAINQSFNDFIDYLQQMMRQVGESSLAIASASRQIASGNLDLSARTEDQASSIEETAASMDELTSTVKQNADNASHANQLAMDASSVAVKGSTVVKKVVDTMGSINHSSKKIVDIISVIDSIAFQTNILALNAAVEAARAGEQGRGFAVVASEVRNLAQRSATSAREIKKLIEDSVSDIAIGTSLVADAGTTMDDLMSGVSNVAALMNEIMSSSQEQSLGIEQVNLAINQLDNSTQQNAALVEQVAAAAQAMQDQTLQLESVISGFKV; from the coding sequence ATGCTAAAAACCACTCAAGCCCGATTTACCTTACTCGTTAGTGCGTTTTTCATTTTCTTGCTGATAATCACCGTGGTGGTTATTCAGCTTTTTGTGACACCACAACTCAAAAAATCTGAAAGCACCATTGTTAGCAATAGCGTTGATCAAATCGCAACGGCAATAACGGCGCAAATGAATAAAGTGGAAGCACAAGCCCGCAGTATTACGCAAGCTGTAGCCATAATGGACAGCAATACCATCGACTTATTATTGCCGGGTTTGGTGGATCAATATGGTGACAGTAACGTTTTTGGTGGTGGGATTTGGCCATTACCCAATAAACGCGAGCAAGGTGTGATTAAATTCAGCACTTTCTTCGCCCGTAATGGGGAAAATAAGTTAACCGTTAATACCCATTGGAATTCGCCAGAGTCGCAAAATTATTTTGAACAGCCGTGGTACAAAGATGGCTTAAATGCACCAAAAGGCTTCTGTGCCTGGGCTAAAGCCTATCAAGATGATGCCAGCCCGCAACCGAGAACCAACTGCGCGATGGCAATCTATAAAGGCGACGAAGCTTATGGCGTCTCTACTATTGATGTCACTTTAGGTTTCTTTAACCGCTTGGTTAAAGAGATGGAACAGAAGGTGAATGGCACCATCCTGATTGTGGAAGCCGATGGCAAAATTGTAGGCAGCAGTGCTTTAGCTGATGGCAAAGCAGAATTAAAAAATCTGTCCGATTTTGCTAGCAGTTCCCCGATGGCCGCAGAAACACAGCGGATATTGGCGCAGATGAAAGACCAGAAATCACTGGAAAGTGAATTTGACGTCGACGGCACTTCCCACACCCTGTTTATCCGCCCAATCGCCAATAGCCCGTGGTATTTGGTCACTGACCTGCCAACCAGCTTATTGGTCAAACAAAGCCACAGTATCTTGCTGCACTTGGGGTTAGTACAAATCCCAATTATGCTGTTATTGCTATTGTTCCTGGTGTTCTCTATTCGCGTCTTTATGAAACGGCTGGCGGCTCTGAAGGAGAATATCACCGCACTGTCTGCGGGAGGGGCTGACTTAACTCAGCGCTTACCACAAAGTAGTAGCCCGGAGTTCAATGCTATTAACCAGAGTTTCAATGATTTTATCGACTATTTGCAGCAAATGATGCGGCAGGTCGGGGAAAGCAGCTTGGCTATTGCATCGGCATCGCGGCAAATTGCCAGTGGTAATCTGGATTTATCTGCGCGGACTGAAGATCAAGCCAGTTCCATTGAAGAGACTGCGGCTTCAATGGATGAATTAACCAGTACCGTGAAACAAAATGCTGATAATGCCAGCCATGCCAACCAACTGGCGATGGATGCATCGAGCGTGGCAGTAAAAGGCAGCACAGTGGTGAAGAAAGTGGTGGATACCATGGGGTCAATTAACCATTCATCGAAGAAAATCGTCGATATTATCAGTGTGATTGACAGCATTGCTTTCCAAACCAATATTCTGGCACTGAATGCCGCGGTTGAAGCAGCAAGAGCCGGTGAGCAAGGTCGTGGCTTTGCAGTAGTGGCCTCTGAAGTACGTAATTTGGCGCAGCGCTCCGCGACATCTGCCCGTGAAATTAAAAAGCTGATTGAAGACTCGGTGTCCGATATAGCTATTGGGACGAGTTTGGTGGCGGATGCGGGCACGACGATGGATGACCTGATGAGTGGGGTTTCCAATGTGGCGGCGCTAATGAATGAAATTATGTCATCCAGCCAAGAGCAAAGTCTGGGTATCGAGCAGGTTAATCTGGCTATTAATCAGTTAGATAACTCAACGCAGCAAAATGCGGCGCTGGTGGAACAAGTGGCGGCAGCGGCTCAGGCTATGCAGGATCAAACTTTGCAGTTAGAAAGTGTGATTAGCGGCTTTAAGGTTTAA
- a CDS encoding NADPH-dependent FMN reductase, with the protein MSQQPLKIVTLLGSLRSGSYNAMVARALPNLAPAGVTIEALPSIRDIPLYDADIQQEDGFPSTIEAIAEQIRQADGVIIVTPEYNYSVPGGLKNAIDWLSRLPNQPLANKPVAIQTSSMGPIGGARCQYHLRQILVFLEAMVMNKPEFMGGVIQSKVDEQTKELTDQGTLDFLAKQLAAFATYIDRVRVK; encoded by the coding sequence ATGTCACAACAACCCCTTAAAATTGTTACCCTATTGGGTAGCTTGCGTAGTGGTTCCTACAATGCCATGGTGGCGCGCGCGCTGCCTAACTTAGCACCAGCCGGCGTCACCATCGAAGCACTGCCTTCTATTCGCGACATTCCACTTTATGATGCTGATATACAGCAGGAAGATGGTTTTCCATCGACAATAGAGGCTATTGCTGAGCAGATTCGCCAGGCTGATGGGGTCATTATCGTGACACCGGAATATAACTATTCCGTCCCCGGCGGATTGAAGAATGCCATTGATTGGTTATCGCGTTTACCTAATCAGCCGCTCGCCAATAAACCCGTGGCGATTCAGACCAGTTCTATGGGGCCAATCGGGGGCGCGCGTTGCCAGTATCATCTGCGCCAAATTTTGGTTTTCCTTGAAGCTATGGTGATGAATAAACCCGAATTTATGGGTGGCGTGATTCAAAGCAAAGTCGATGAACAAACGAAAGAGCTAACAGATCAAGGAACTCTGGATTTTTTGGCCAAACAGCTGGCGGCTTTTGCCACTTATATTGATCGTGTCCGGGTAAAATAA
- a CDS encoding sensor histidine kinase encodes MAVKITVWFILTLISTFWLGWYGLNTQQAEREADFRTIHRELSQQLAQQQAILFLALEPSQLVQLQRHFPQLVAINQIPADPSKPGQLTLHIQEGDYRLANSYSGSGLQVNAQKLLQIVGLPPHFDSLILRHQQQQLAILGHSDPESFWQWQKPVGEGAQSFTLMGYATPVWRDLPWLTALLLSLISAAALYSWHRWQQLAQHRLHAEQRAKFADQARLNAMGEIATGIAHELNQPLTATLTYNQTALRLLPPQDEKVAPLLVASVEQIKRIAALLDRLRTLLSRGQINLQPVVVADIWQRVSVLLRQEITAANVKILNTIPANLPTLQSDPLWLEQVFHNLLSNAIHAIQQTANPTITFTVNINAKQWVIQIEDNGPGLSQQQLDNLFTPFYTTRESGLGLGLTLCETLVQRMGGEIKARNSEHGGACFTLIFPLIAGNTHDKTHLSD; translated from the coding sequence ATGGCCGTTAAAATCACTGTCTGGTTTATCCTGACCCTGATATCCACTTTTTGGCTGGGTTGGTATGGGCTGAACACGCAACAAGCTGAGCGAGAGGCCGATTTTCGCACTATTCACCGCGAGCTGAGCCAACAACTGGCCCAGCAGCAAGCAATTTTATTTTTGGCTTTAGAGCCGAGCCAATTAGTGCAATTACAGCGCCACTTTCCGCAGCTAGTGGCAATAAACCAAATACCGGCAGATCCCTCCAAACCTGGCCAGCTCACCTTGCACATTCAGGAGGGTGATTACCGTTTAGCGAACTCATATAGCGGCAGTGGTTTGCAGGTTAATGCCCAAAAGCTGTTGCAAATCGTCGGCTTACCGCCCCATTTTGACAGTTTGATATTACGCCATCAGCAACAACAGCTGGCGATTTTGGGCCATTCAGACCCCGAAAGTTTCTGGCAGTGGCAAAAACCGGTGGGAGAAGGGGCGCAATCTTTTACTTTAATGGGCTATGCCACCCCAGTTTGGCGTGATTTACCGTGGCTTACCGCCCTGCTGCTGTCATTGATATCTGCCGCCGCCTTATACAGTTGGCACCGCTGGCAACAATTGGCACAGCACCGTTTACATGCCGAACAGCGCGCTAAATTTGCCGATCAAGCCAGACTCAATGCCATGGGGGAGATTGCAACCGGCATCGCCCATGAATTAAATCAGCCGCTTACCGCTACATTGACCTATAACCAGACTGCATTACGGCTGCTGCCGCCACAGGATGAAAAAGTCGCCCCGTTGCTGGTGGCTTCTGTCGAGCAAATTAAACGAATTGCTGCATTATTGGATCGCCTGCGCACCTTACTCAGCCGTGGGCAAATAAATTTACAACCGGTCGTCGTCGCTGATATCTGGCAGCGAGTGAGTGTGTTATTGCGCCAAGAAATAACCGCAGCGAATGTCAAAATCCTAAACACTATTCCGGCAAATTTGCCCACACTCCAGAGTGACCCCTTATGGCTGGAGCAGGTTTTTCATAACTTACTCAGTAATGCGATTCACGCTATCCAACAAACGGCCAATCCGACCATCACTTTCACAGTGAATATTAATGCTAAACAATGGGTTATTCAGATTGAAGATAATGGACCGGGGCTTAGTCAGCAGCAGTTAGATAACCTCTTCACCCCCTTTTATACCACCCGAGAGAGTGGGCTGGGGTTAGGGCTAACCTTGTGTGAAACATTGGTACAGCGTATGGGCGGCGAGATAAAAGCAAGAAACAGTGAACATGGTGGGGCCTGCTTTACTCTTATTTTTCCTCTAATTGCCGGGAATACACATGACAAAACACATTTATCTGATTGA
- a CDS encoding response regulator transcription factor, with product MTKHIYLIDDDEGVRAALSALLTTMGWEVKAFSNGQTFLDTFTVSQPSCVLLDIRMPGKSGMTILETIQERNDSLPVIIMTGHGNVELCRRAFKGGALEFLTKPIDADVLIETISMALEQHEQAMEAHKQQASYQQLLKQLSAREREVATLIIQGETSKQIAHILSISPRTVEAHRANIFAKLEVNSLASLIHHYAQLIGNNS from the coding sequence ATGACAAAACACATTTATCTGATTGATGACGATGAGGGTGTTCGCGCGGCATTGAGCGCATTACTCACGACCATGGGCTGGGAAGTTAAAGCATTCAGTAACGGCCAGACATTCCTCGATACCTTTACGGTTAGCCAGCCAAGTTGTGTGCTACTGGATATTCGCATGCCAGGTAAAAGTGGGATGACGATATTAGAAACCATTCAAGAGCGTAATGACTCCCTCCCGGTCATCATTATGACAGGGCATGGTAATGTTGAATTATGCCGCCGTGCTTTTAAAGGCGGCGCACTGGAATTTTTAACTAAACCAATCGATGCAGATGTATTGATTGAAACCATCAGTATGGCGCTGGAGCAGCATGAACAGGCAATGGAAGCCCATAAACAGCAAGCAAGCTATCAACAATTACTCAAGCAACTCTCTGCCCGTGAACGGGAAGTGGCCACTCTGATTATTCAAGGGGAAACCAGCAAACAGATCGCCCATATCTTGTCGATTTCTCCGCGCACTGTCGAAGCCCACCGCGCGAATATCTTCGCCAAGTTAGAGGTCAACTCGCTGGCATCACTTATTCATCATTATGCACAGTTAATCGGCAATAACTCTTAA
- a CDS encoding GlcG/HbpS family heme-binding protein: MIKPIALTSALFIGLITQASAAGLNTERNISQALATDLASRTLATCQADGYNVSVTVVDRAGIIKTVLRGDNAGPHTIKASEQKAFTALSTKTPSGQVMENSQKTPAANNLKDIPGFLLLGGGVPVKAGDEVVGAVGVAGAPGGHLDAQCATKALEQISAQLK; the protein is encoded by the coding sequence ATGATCAAGCCTATTGCCCTGACCTCCGCCTTATTCATCGGCCTGATAACTCAAGCCTCTGCTGCAGGTCTGAATACTGAGCGCAATATCTCACAGGCTCTGGCTACCGATTTAGCCAGCCGCACCCTCGCCACTTGCCAGGCTGATGGTTATAACGTCTCGGTCACCGTCGTGGATCGCGCGGGCATTATAAAAACTGTGCTGCGTGGGGATAATGCCGGGCCACACACCATAAAAGCCAGTGAGCAAAAAGCCTTTACTGCACTGTCGACCAAAACCCCAAGTGGGCAAGTCATGGAAAACAGTCAAAAAACACCAGCGGCCAATAACTTGAAAGATATTCCTGGGTTCTTGCTGTTAGGTGGCGGAGTGCCTGTTAAAGCAGGAGATGAAGTGGTTGGTGCGGTCGGTGTTGCCGGTGCGCCGGGTGGGCATCTGGATGCACAATGTGCCACAAAAGCACTGGAGCAAATCAGCGCTCAGTTGAAGTAA
- a CDS encoding NCS2 family permease — protein MSKSNLDTEQGLLERVFKLKQHGTTARTELIAGITTFLTMVYIVFVNPQILGVAGMDVQAVFVTTCLIAAFGSIFMGLLANLPVALAPAMGLNAFFAFVVVGAMGISWQVGMGAIFWGAIGFLLLTIFRIRYWMIANIPLSLRVGITSGIGLFIAMMGLKNAGIVVANPDTLVAVGNLTSHSVLLGALGFFIIAVLASRNIHAAVLVSIVVTTLIGWALGDVHYSGIFSMPPSVASVVGQVDIAGALNIGMAGIIFSFMLVNLFDSSGTLIGVTDKAGLTDHKGKFPRMKQALYVDSISSVAGAFIGTSSVTAYIESSSGVSVGGRTGLTAVVVGILFLLVMFVSPLAGMVPAYAAAGALIYVGVLMTSSLSRVKWDDLTEAVPAFVTAVMMPFSFSITEGIALGFISYCLMKLGTGRWREISPCVVVVALLFVLKIAFVDH, from the coding sequence ATGAGTAAATCAAACCTTGATACTGAGCAGGGGCTGCTCGAACGTGTTTTTAAACTGAAGCAGCACGGTACCACCGCCCGTACTGAGCTGATTGCGGGTATCACCACTTTCCTGACCATGGTCTATATCGTGTTCGTTAACCCGCAGATTCTAGGGGTTGCGGGTATGGATGTGCAGGCTGTATTTGTCACCACCTGCTTGATTGCTGCCTTCGGCAGTATCTTTATGGGGCTATTGGCAAACTTACCGGTAGCTCTGGCACCGGCGATGGGGCTTAACGCTTTCTTCGCTTTTGTGGTGGTGGGTGCGATGGGTATTTCATGGCAAGTCGGCATGGGTGCTATTTTCTGGGGCGCAATCGGTTTCCTTTTGCTCACCATTTTCCGCATCCGATATTGGATGATTGCCAATATCCCATTGAGCTTACGGGTCGGGATAACCAGTGGTATCGGCCTGTTTATTGCTATGATGGGGCTGAAAAATGCCGGCATCGTGGTCGCAAATCCGGACACATTAGTTGCCGTGGGTAATCTGACCTCTCACAGTGTGCTGCTGGGGGCGCTGGGCTTCTTTATCATCGCGGTTTTGGCATCTCGCAATATTCATGCTGCGGTGCTGGTATCGATTGTCGTGACGACCTTAATTGGTTGGGCGCTGGGTGATGTGCATTACTCGGGCATTTTCTCCATGCCGCCAAGTGTGGCCTCAGTAGTTGGGCAGGTTGATATAGCCGGTGCGCTGAATATTGGTATGGCGGGAATTATTTTCTCCTTCATGCTGGTTAACTTGTTCGATTCATCCGGTACATTGATTGGTGTGACGGATAAAGCGGGTTTAACCGACCATAAAGGGAAATTCCCGCGTATGAAACAAGCGCTATACGTTGACAGCATCAGTTCAGTGGCGGGTGCCTTTATTGGTACGTCGTCAGTGACGGCTTATATCGAAAGCTCTTCCGGTGTTTCTGTCGGGGGCCGTACCGGTTTAACCGCTGTTGTGGTTGGGATTTTGTTCCTGTTGGTGATGTTTGTGTCTCCGCTGGCGGGAATGGTGCCTGCCTATGCCGCTGCCGGTGCGTTGATTTATGTCGGTGTGCTGATGACATCCAGCCTGTCCCGTGTGAAATGGGATGATTTGACCGAAGCAGTTCCCGCATTTGTCACTGCGGTGATGATGCCGTTCAGCTTCTCCATTACGGAAGGGATTGCGCTGGGCTTTATCTCTTATTGCCTGATGAAATTGGGTACCGGTCGCTGGCGTGAAATCAGCCCATGTGTGGTGGTGGTGGCGCTACTGTTTGTGCTGAAAATTGCGTTTGTTGATCACTGA
- the yieH gene encoding 6-phosphogluconate phosphatase: MNQIECVMFDCDGTLVDSEVLCCQAYVVMFAHYDIHLSLEEVIKRFKGVKLNEIVALVSKENGLDEPIEKLEKLYRAEVARLFDAELQPIAGAKALLEQITLPVCVVSNGPVSKMQHSLGLTGLLPFFEDKLYSGYDIQRWKPDPALIYHAADEMHVAAERCILVEDSAAGTHAGIAAGIPVYYYCADPHNQPIHHPLVTMFDDMQQLPDLWRERGWLITRD; this comes from the coding sequence GTGAACCAGATTGAATGTGTCATGTTCGATTGTGATGGAACCTTGGTCGACAGCGAGGTTTTGTGTTGTCAGGCCTATGTTGTGATGTTTGCCCATTACGATATTCACTTGTCACTGGAAGAGGTAATTAAGCGTTTTAAGGGCGTGAAACTCAATGAAATTGTCGCGCTGGTGAGTAAAGAAAACGGCCTGGATGAGCCCATAGAAAAGCTGGAGAAACTTTACCGCGCCGAGGTTGCCCGCCTATTTGACGCCGAATTACAGCCTATCGCCGGTGCAAAAGCGCTGCTAGAGCAAATCACACTGCCAGTTTGCGTCGTCTCCAATGGGCCGGTGAGTAAAATGCAGCACTCTCTTGGCCTGACCGGCTTACTGCCCTTCTTTGAAGACAAACTTTATAGCGGCTACGACATCCAACGTTGGAAGCCCGATCCTGCACTAATTTACCATGCGGCAGACGAGATGCATGTCGCCGCCGAGCGCTGCATTTTGGTTGAAGACTCCGCAGCCGGTACCCATGCTGGAATAGCCGCAGGGATACCGGTGTATTACTACTGCGCCGATCCACATAATCAGCCTATCCACCACCCATTAGTCACTATGTTTGATGATATGCAGCAACTCCCTGATTTATGGAGAGAAAGAGGCTGGCTGATCACCCGCGATTAA
- a CDS encoding amino acid ABC transporter permease: MDFTIIADNWTYLLWGTFPDGPLGGAALTLLISLLAGVASAILGTVLGVVLAMSRGVWAGVLAAFLGFFRAIPVIMLIFWTYFLLPIVFGVDIPEITTVVCALALIASAYLAHAVKAGIVAIGAGQWQAGLSLGFNRWQVLWFVVLPQALRMMVPSFINQWISLIKDTSLAYIVGVNELTFLATQVNNRSMVYPMEVFLFVALVYFVLCLTLDLLANALNRRFSSQHAINKQSAIKRSWRWWRNKPALPAS; this comes from the coding sequence ATGGATTTTACAATTATTGCCGATAACTGGACTTATTTACTGTGGGGCACTTTTCCTGATGGCCCATTAGGTGGAGCCGCATTAACCTTGCTGATAAGCCTGTTAGCCGGGGTCGCCTCGGCTATTTTAGGCACGGTATTGGGTGTGGTGCTGGCGATGTCCCGTGGTGTTTGGGCCGGAGTTTTAGCCGCTTTTTTAGGTTTTTTCCGCGCTATTCCGGTGATTATGTTGATTTTCTGGACGTATTTTCTACTGCCAATTGTATTTGGTGTGGATATACCGGAAATCACCACTGTGGTGTGCGCACTGGCCCTGATTGCATCGGCTTATCTGGCTCATGCGGTGAAAGCAGGGATTGTGGCCATCGGGGCGGGGCAGTGGCAGGCGGGTTTATCTCTGGGATTCAATCGTTGGCAGGTTTTATGGTTTGTGGTCTTGCCGCAAGCTTTACGTATGATGGTGCCATCCTTTATTAACCAATGGATTTCTTTAATTAAGGATACCTCGTTGGCTTATATCGTCGGGGTGAATGAACTGACGTTTTTGGCGACTCAGGTTAACAACCGCAGCATGGTTTACCCGATGGAAGTGTTCCTGTTTGTCGCGTTAGTCTATTTTGTTTTATGTCTGACTCTGGACTTGCTAGCGAATGCACTTAATCGCCGTTTTAGCTCGCAACATGCTATTAATAAGCAAAGCGCCATTAAACGGTCATGGCGCTGGTGGCGAAATAAACCGGCGTTGCCAGCAAGTTAA
- a CDS encoding amino acid ABC transporter permease, with the protein MNLHHLTDWLLAPQYLGWLWNGFLLTLWISACTVVASTLLGFLLAAARDSELKGLQWFAIGYSTLFRNTPLLIQLFFWYFAASQFLPASWIPWLNTPHEITAFGLTLGWPSFEFLAGFIGLTLYSTAFIAEELRSGISGVAKGQKYAAHALGLTGWQAMRHVVLPQALKIAMPPLLGQYMNIIKNSSLAMAIGVAELSYASRQVETETLRTFQAFGVATVLYIAIIALIEAWGMWRQQRTVVKGL; encoded by the coding sequence ATGAATCTACATCACCTCACTGACTGGTTGCTGGCCCCACAATATCTCGGCTGGCTGTGGAACGGTTTTCTGCTGACGTTGTGGATTTCTGCTTGCACAGTGGTGGCCTCGACGTTGTTGGGTTTTTTGCTTGCAGCGGCCAGAGACAGCGAACTTAAAGGATTACAATGGTTTGCGATTGGTTACAGCACGTTGTTTCGTAATACTCCTCTGCTAATCCAGTTGTTTTTTTGGTACTTTGCTGCCAGTCAGTTCCTACCTGCATCCTGGATTCCCTGGCTTAATACCCCCCATGAAATCACGGCTTTCGGGCTCACCCTTGGCTGGCCTTCTTTCGAGTTTTTAGCGGGTTTCATTGGCCTGACGCTCTATTCCACCGCATTTATTGCTGAAGAGTTGCGTTCGGGGATAAGCGGTGTGGCTAAGGGGCAAAAATACGCCGCTCATGCATTGGGGCTGACAGGGTGGCAGGCTATGCGGCATGTTGTATTGCCGCAGGCGCTGAAAATCGCGATGCCGCCATTACTGGGCCAATATATGAATATTATTAAAAATTCGTCACTTGCAATGGCTATTGGCGTGGCTGAGCTTTCTTATGCCTCTCGCCAGGTTGAAACAGAAACATTGCGGACATTCCAGGCTTTCGGTGTGGCGACGGTGTTGTATATCGCGATTATTGCATTGATTGAGGCCTGGGGTATGTGGCGTCAGCAGCGAACGGTTGTTAAGGGGCTCTGA
- a CDS encoding ABC transporter substrate-binding protein, with protein sequence MKQSLSTKKSALALTLLAGLATLSGAAHADKLDDIKKDGVVRIAVFDSNPPFGYIDPQTKKLVGYDVDVANAIAKDLGVKVELRATNPANRIPLLTSKKVDLIAANFTITDDRAKEVNFSLPYFATGQKFIAHKGVLKTPEDIGKLRIGADKGTVQEITLRDRYPTAKVISYDDTPVAFTALRNGNVQAITQDDAKLVGLLGNLPAAQKADFEISPFSITKEYQGIGITKGEDRLTAQVNETLAKLEKDGEAAKIYDRWFGPETKAAQPRGDFKFAPLDQQPKA encoded by the coding sequence ATGAAGCAATCTCTCTCCACAAAAAAAAGTGCTCTGGCACTCACGTTGTTAGCCGGGCTGGCTACACTTTCTGGTGCGGCTCATGCAGATAAACTGGATGATATTAAGAAGGACGGCGTGGTGCGGATTGCTGTATTCGATAGCAACCCACCGTTTGGCTACATTGACCCGCAGACTAAAAAACTGGTGGGATATGATGTGGATGTGGCGAATGCTATCGCGAAAGATTTAGGTGTAAAAGTTGAATTGCGGGCAACTAATCCAGCTAACCGTATTCCGTTACTGACATCTAAAAAAGTGGATTTGATTGCTGCCAACTTCACTATTACTGATGATCGTGCGAAGGAAGTGAACTTCAGCTTGCCGTATTTTGCCACTGGCCAGAAGTTTATCGCCCATAAAGGTGTGCTGAAAACACCAGAAGACATCGGTAAATTACGTATCGGTGCGGATAAAGGCACCGTACAGGAAATAACCTTGCGTGACCGTTATCCAACTGCGAAAGTCATTTCCTACGATGATACTCCAGTGGCATTTACCGCCCTGCGTAATGGTAATGTTCAAGCAATCACTCAGGATGATGCCAAATTAGTCGGATTGTTGGGTAATCTTCCCGCAGCACAAAAAGCAGATTTCGAAATCTCACCATTCAGTATTACTAAAGAATATCAAGGCATTGGTATTACTAAAGGTGAAGATCGTTTAACCGCTCAAGTGAATGAAACACTGGCTAAACTGGAAAAAGATGGTGAAGCCGCGAAAATTTATGACCGTTGGTTCGGGCCTGAAACCAAAGCAGCTCAACCACGCGGCGATTTCAAATTTGCGCCATTGGATCAACAGCCTAAAGCATGA
- the phoU gene encoding phosphate signaling complex protein PhoU, producing MDNLNLNKHISGQFNAELEHIRTQVLTMGGLVEQQLSDAITAMHNQDGELAKQVIAGDNKVNMMEVAIDEACVRIIAKRQPTASDLRLVMAIIKTISELERIGDVADKICRTALEKFSHQHQPLLVSLESLGRHTVQMLHDVLDAFARMDLDEAIRIYREDKKVDQEYEGIVRQLMTYMMEDPRTIPSVLTALFCARSIERIGDRCQNICEFIFYFVKGQDFRHLGGDDLEKLLSNKAEK from the coding sequence ATGGATAACTTGAATCTAAATAAACATATTTCCGGCCAGTTCAATGCAGAACTTGAACATATCCGTACCCAAGTATTGACCATGGGTGGGCTGGTGGAGCAACAATTATCTGACGCGATCACTGCCATGCATAATCAAGATGGTGAGTTGGCAAAACAGGTCATTGCTGGCGACAATAAGGTCAATATGATGGAAGTGGCCATTGATGAAGCCTGTGTGCGCATCATTGCCAAACGTCAACCAACCGCCAGCGATTTGCGCCTGGTGATGGCCATCATAAAAACGATTTCTGAGCTGGAGCGCATCGGCGATGTGGCGGATAAAATCTGCCGCACGGCGCTGGAAAAGTTCTCCCATCAACACCAGCCTTTGCTCGTCAGTTTGGAGTCTTTAGGGCGACATACGGTGCAGATGCTGCATGATGTACTGGATGCCTTTGCGCGCATGGATTTGGATGAAGCTATCCGAATTTATCGCGAAGATAAGAAGGTCGATCAGGAATATGAAGGCATTGTGCGCCAATTGATGACGTATATGATGGAAGATCCGCGCACCATACCTAGCGTGTTAACCGCGCTATTTTGTGCCCGTTCAATTGAACGCATTGGGGATCGCTGCCAGAATATCTGTGAATTTATCTTCTACTTTGTTAAAGGTCAGGATTTCCGTCACTTGGGTGGCGATGACTTAGAAAAACTGCTGTCTAATAAAGCAGAAAAATAA